The following are encoded together in the Methylorubrum sp. B1-46 genome:
- a CDS encoding nucleoside-diphosphate sugar epimerase/dehydratase, which yields MQKRTFKTAVMVVHDLAATAAAVVLTFVFRFQDGALAERLHALPLLLPPFLVYAGLIYAWFRLYRTKWRFASLPDLAGIVRAASVTALTLLVLDYVLVSSNLYGFYFFGKVAILLYWVLQIFLLGGPRLAFRYLKYARSRQSQARAATTPTLLLGRGADIEIVLRAIESGSVKRLSPKGILSPRADEAGQMMRGVPVLGGFRDLEQVVADLATRGLPVRRLVATPSALAPESEPDDLIARARRLGLPLARVTSLGEGMRDAELAPLEIEDLLLRPTVAIDRPRLEHFLTGARVVVTGGGGSIGAEICTRAVAFGAVALLVIENSEPALHAVLNGPALLNAEAEVQGALADIRDRERLHAILRNFRPTYVFHAAALKQVPYLERDWVEGIKTNVFGSINVAEATVAAGARALVMISTDKAIEPVSQLGVTKRFAEMVAQSLDAERSGAEATRLIAVRFGNVLGSAGSVVPVFKAQIARGGPVTVTHAEMVRYFMTVREASDLVLTAASHADAEGRGDTGDQRAAVYVLKMGQPVRIRDLAERMIRLAGFEPGEDIEIQVTGARPGERLNEILFAKEEPRVTLAGIEGVMAAKPVFADRTVLEGWIVRLREAVAAGDRAAAEAVFEEAIPDFRNRAGAVPRSEPAGTAAPLRAAEATTA from the coding sequence ATGCAGAAGCGCACCTTCAAGACGGCGGTGATGGTCGTCCACGATCTCGCCGCGACCGCGGCGGCCGTGGTGCTGACCTTCGTCTTCCGCTTTCAGGACGGGGCACTCGCCGAGCGCCTGCACGCGCTGCCGCTGCTGCTGCCGCCGTTCCTGGTCTATGCCGGGCTGATCTACGCGTGGTTCCGGCTCTACCGCACCAAGTGGCGCTTCGCCTCGCTGCCCGATCTCGCCGGCATCGTGCGCGCCGCCAGCGTCACCGCTCTGACGCTGCTGGTGCTCGACTACGTGCTGGTCTCCTCGAACCTCTACGGGTTCTACTTCTTCGGCAAGGTCGCCATCCTCCTCTACTGGGTGCTGCAGATCTTCCTGCTCGGCGGCCCGCGGCTGGCCTTCCGCTACCTGAAATACGCCCGCTCCCGGCAGAGCCAGGCGCGCGCCGCCACCACGCCGACGCTGCTGCTGGGCCGCGGCGCCGATATCGAGATCGTGCTGCGGGCCATCGAATCCGGCTCTGTCAAACGGCTCTCGCCCAAGGGCATTCTCTCGCCGCGGGCGGATGAGGCGGGCCAGATGATGCGCGGCGTGCCCGTGCTCGGCGGGTTCCGCGACCTCGAACAGGTGGTGGCCGATCTGGCCACTCGCGGCCTGCCGGTGCGCCGGCTCGTGGCGACGCCGAGCGCGCTGGCGCCCGAATCCGAGCCCGACGACCTCATCGCCCGCGCCCGCCGGCTCGGCCTGCCGCTCGCCCGCGTCACCAGCCTCGGCGAGGGAATGCGCGATGCCGAACTCGCGCCGCTGGAGATCGAGGATCTGCTGCTTCGGCCCACCGTCGCCATCGACCGGCCGCGGCTCGAACACTTCCTCACCGGCGCCCGCGTGGTCGTGACCGGCGGCGGCGGTTCGATCGGTGCGGAGATCTGCACCCGCGCCGTCGCCTTCGGCGCCGTGGCGCTCCTCGTCATTGAGAACTCGGAACCGGCGCTGCACGCCGTCCTCAATGGTCCAGCCCTGCTCAACGCCGAGGCCGAGGTGCAAGGCGCGCTCGCCGACATCCGCGACCGCGAGCGGCTGCACGCCATCCTCCGCAACTTCCGGCCGACCTACGTCTTCCACGCCGCCGCGCTGAAGCAGGTGCCCTATCTCGAACGCGACTGGGTCGAGGGCATCAAGACCAATGTGTTCGGCTCGATCAACGTCGCCGAGGCCACCGTCGCGGCGGGTGCCCGCGCCCTGGTGATGATCTCCACCGACAAGGCGATCGAGCCGGTCTCGCAGCTCGGTGTCACCAAACGCTTTGCCGAGATGGTGGCCCAATCCCTCGACGCGGAGCGTTCCGGCGCGGAGGCGACCCGGCTCATTGCCGTGCGCTTCGGCAACGTGCTGGGTTCGGCCGGCTCGGTGGTGCCCGTGTTCAAAGCGCAGATCGCCCGCGGCGGCCCAGTCACGGTCACGCATGCCGAGATGGTGCGTTACTTCATGACCGTGCGCGAGGCCTCCGACCTTGTGCTCACCGCCGCCTCCCACGCCGACGCCGAGGGGCGCGGCGATACCGGCGACCAGCGCGCGGCGGTCTACGTCCTCAAGATGGGCCAGCCCGTACGCATCCGGGATCTCGCCGAGCGGATGATCCGGCTCGCCGGCTTCGAACCCGGCGAGGACATCGAGATCCAAGTGACCGGCGCACGACCGGGCGAGCGGCTCAACGAGATCCTGTTCGCCAAGGAGGAGCCGCGGGTGACGCTCGCCGGCATCGAGGGCGTAATGGCGGCCAAGCCCGTCTTCGCCGACCGCACCGTGCTGGAGGGCTGGATTGTTCGCCTGCGCGAGGCGGTGGCGGCGGGCGACCGGGCGGCGGCGGAGGCCGTGTTCGAGGAAGCGATCCCGGATTTCCGCAATCGCGCCGGGGCCGTTCCGCGCTCGGAGCCGGCAGGAACCGCGGCGCCGCTCCGTGCCGCCGAGGCGACGACGGCGTAG
- a CDS encoding GNAT family N-acetyltransferase — protein MVLSLERGVSTRRERSAARLPVEIRPARLADLDALVALEHAAFTTDRAERRAIRHAIRSASMTLLVAVVREPGEGGEAEILVGAATVERRRTSRVARLSSLAVAPARIGLGLGRRLLQAAELDARAHGCQRLRLEVRADNGSGIRLYERGGYARTGTKTDYYEDGMEAWCYEIALTEG, from the coding sequence ATGGTCCTTTCCCTGGAGCGCGGCGTGAGCACCCGCCGCGAGCGCAGCGCCGCGCGGCTTCCCGTGGAGATCCGGCCCGCGCGCCTCGCCGACCTCGACGCGCTCGTCGCGCTCGAACACGCCGCCTTCACCACGGATCGGGCCGAGCGGCGGGCGATCCGCCACGCCATCCGCTCGGCCAGCATGACCCTCCTCGTCGCGGTCGTGCGCGAGCCGGGGGAGGGCGGCGAGGCCGAGATCCTCGTCGGCGCCGCCACCGTCGAGCGGCGGCGTACGAGCCGCGTGGCCCGGCTCTCCTCGCTCGCCGTCGCGCCCGCCCGCATCGGCCTCGGGCTCGGACGCCGCCTGCTGCAGGCGGCCGAACTCGATGCTCGAGCCCACGGCTGCCAGCGGCTGCGCTTGGAGGTGCGGGCCGACAACGGCAGCGGCATCCGGCTCTACGAGCGGGGCGGCTATGCGCGCACCGGGACGAAGACGGACTATTACGAGGATGGCATGGAGGCGTGGTGCTACGAGATCGCGCTGACGGAAGGTTAG
- a CDS encoding glucan biosynthesis protein G — protein sequence MIRARGQNDTKDRAEATVPEAAPPDAPSRRAVMSGLAAAGLTAVLPAVAVAQGEAAGVPFDPFTLERQAQALAAKPFDGGFPPLPPPLAGLDYDAYRDIRFRKERAFLGEAGGPFRLQLFHRGFLYPRPVAVSLVRDGISTPIAYDPALFDFGRTRIEGTLPRDLNFAGIRIHAPLNRPDRLDELIVFVGASYFRFLGQDQLYGLSARGLAIGTEGDKEEFPFFRAFFIEVPPAGARALTIHALLDSPSVAGAYRFTVEPGRNTTTRVSAVLYPRQDLGSVGLAPLTSMYFIGETDRGHSDDYRPELHDSDGLQIATGSGEWLWRPLDNPQNRRISTFLDRDPKGFGLMQRDRHFANYQDLEAGYERRPGYFVEPEGAWGEGSVVLMELPTDNETADNIVAFWRPKQPYPAGRPVRLAYAIRAHTGEDLHPNGKVLNTFIAEPAASGAARKAGDPAADLVALRSRRFLIDFGGGDLGKGLDEASPPEIVASASQGRITATSIVPNPHIGGYRVALDVRLDGPGTAELRAYLRKGDQALTETWSFPWSAA from the coding sequence ATGATCCGCGCTAGGGGCCAGAACGACACCAAAGACCGTGCCGAGGCGACGGTGCCCGAGGCGGCACCTCCGGATGCGCCCTCGCGCCGGGCCGTGATGTCGGGCTTGGCGGCCGCCGGTTTGACTGCGGTACTCCCGGCTGTGGCCGTCGCTCAAGGCGAGGCCGCGGGCGTTCCCTTCGATCCGTTTACCCTCGAACGACAGGCGCAGGCGCTCGCCGCGAAACCCTTCGACGGAGGCTTCCCGCCGCTGCCGCCGCCGCTGGCGGGTCTCGATTACGATGCCTATCGCGACATCCGCTTCCGGAAGGAACGTGCCTTTCTCGGTGAGGCCGGCGGGCCGTTCCGGCTCCAGCTCTTCCACCGCGGCTTCCTGTATCCACGGCCCGTCGCGGTGAGTCTCGTGCGCGACGGGATCAGCACGCCGATCGCCTACGATCCGGCCCTGTTCGATTTCGGCCGCACACGGATCGAGGGGACGCTGCCGCGTGACCTGAACTTCGCCGGCATCCGCATCCACGCGCCGCTCAACCGGCCCGACCGCCTCGACGAACTGATCGTCTTCGTCGGCGCCAGCTACTTCCGCTTCCTCGGTCAGGACCAGCTCTACGGCCTCTCCGCCCGCGGCCTGGCGATCGGCACGGAGGGCGACAAGGAGGAGTTTCCGTTCTTCCGCGCCTTCTTCATCGAGGTGCCGCCTGCGGGCGCCCGGGCTCTGACGATCCACGCCCTGCTCGACAGCCCCTCGGTCGCCGGCGCCTACCGCTTCACGGTCGAGCCGGGACGGAACACGACGACGCGGGTGAGCGCCGTGCTCTACCCGCGGCAGGATCTGGGATCGGTCGGTCTCGCGCCGCTGACATCGATGTACTTCATCGGCGAGACCGATCGCGGCCACAGCGACGATTACCGCCCGGAGCTGCACGATTCCGACGGGCTCCAGATCGCCACCGGCTCCGGCGAGTGGCTGTGGCGGCCGCTCGACAATCCGCAGAATCGGCGGATCTCGACCTTCCTCGACCGCGACCCGAAGGGGTTCGGGCTGATGCAGCGCGACCGGCATTTCGCCAACTACCAGGATCTGGAAGCCGGCTACGAGCGTCGGCCCGGCTACTTCGTCGAGCCGGAAGGCGCCTGGGGCGAGGGCAGCGTCGTGCTGATGGAACTGCCGACCGACAACGAGACGGCCGATAATATCGTCGCCTTCTGGCGCCCGAAGCAGCCCTATCCCGCCGGCCGGCCGGTGCGGCTCGCCTATGCGATCCGCGCGCATACGGGCGAGGATCTTCACCCGAACGGCAAGGTGCTGAACACCTTCATCGCCGAACCCGCCGCGAGCGGCGCCGCGCGCAAGGCCGGGGATCCGGCCGCGGATCTGGTTGCCTTGCGCAGCCGGCGCTTCCTGATCGATTTCGGCGGCGGGGATCTGGGCAAGGGCCTGGACGAGGCATCGCCGCCCGAGATCGTCGCCAGTGCCAGTCAGGGCCGCATCACCGCGACCTCGATCGTGCCCAATCCCCATATCGGCGGTTATCGCGTCGCCCTCGACGTGCGGCTCGACGGGCCGGGCACCGCCGAATTGCGGGCTTACTTGAGGAAGGGCGATCAGGCGCTGACCGAAACATGGTCCTTTCCCTGGAGCGCGGCGTGA
- a CDS encoding homospermidine synthase produces the protein MSDGPQKEWPVHGRITGPIVMIGFGSIGRGTLPLIERHFAYDKSRFTVIDPVDTHKDLADKHGLRFEKVALTKENYRGVLTPLLTEGGGQGFCVNLSVDTSSRDILELCRELGALYIDTVAEPWTGFYFDKDLSQADRTNYALRENILAARRAAPGGPTAVSCCGANPGMVSWFVKQALLNIAKDTGVTDPEPKTREEWAALMRELGVKGVHIAERDTQRAKTPKPMGVFVNTWSVEGFVSEGNQPAELGWGTHETWKPANAEEQTKGSRCAIFLLQPGADTRVRTWVPTAGAQFGFLVTHNEAVSIADYYTVRENGEAVYRPTCHYAYHPANDAVLSLHEMWGNAGKVQERQHILDEDEIVDGIDELGVLVYGHEKNAYWYGSQLSIEETRRVAPYQNATGLQVTSAVLAGMVWALENPEAGIVEADEIDFRRCLEVQTPYLGPVVGVYTDWTPLTDRPGLFPEDIDPSDPWQFRNVLVHR, from the coding sequence ATGTCCGATGGTCCGCAGAAGGAATGGCCTGTCCACGGCCGCATCACCGGCCCGATCGTGATGATCGGCTTCGGTTCGATCGGGCGGGGAACCCTGCCGCTGATCGAGCGGCATTTCGCGTACGACAAGAGCCGCTTCACGGTCATCGATCCGGTCGACACCCATAAGGATCTCGCCGACAAGCACGGCCTGCGCTTCGAGAAGGTCGCGCTCACCAAGGAGAACTATCGCGGCGTCCTCACCCCGCTCCTCACCGAGGGCGGCGGCCAGGGCTTCTGCGTGAACCTCTCGGTCGACACGTCCTCGCGCGACATCCTCGAACTCTGCCGCGAACTCGGTGCGCTCTACATCGATACGGTGGCCGAGCCCTGGACCGGCTTCTACTTCGACAAGGACCTGAGCCAGGCCGACCGCACCAACTACGCGCTGCGCGAGAACATCCTCGCCGCCCGCCGCGCCGCCCCCGGCGGCCCGACCGCGGTCTCGTGCTGCGGGGCCAATCCCGGCATGGTCTCGTGGTTCGTCAAGCAGGCGCTCCTGAACATCGCCAAGGACACGGGCGTCACTGATCCGGAGCCGAAGACCCGCGAAGAGTGGGCCGCGCTGATGCGCGAGCTCGGCGTCAAGGGCGTCCACATCGCCGAGCGCGACACCCAGCGCGCCAAGACCCCCAAGCCCATGGGCGTCTTCGTCAACACTTGGTCGGTCGAGGGCTTCGTGTCCGAGGGCAACCAGCCGGCCGAGCTCGGCTGGGGCACGCACGAGACCTGGAAGCCGGCCAATGCCGAGGAGCAGACCAAGGGCTCGCGCTGCGCGATCTTCCTGCTTCAGCCCGGCGCCGACACCCGCGTGCGCACCTGGGTGCCGACCGCGGGCGCGCAGTTCGGCTTCCTCGTGACCCACAACGAGGCGGTCTCGATCGCCGACTACTACACGGTGCGTGAGAACGGCGAGGCGGTCTACCGCCCGACCTGCCACTACGCCTACCACCCGGCCAACGACGCCGTGCTCTCGCTGCACGAGATGTGGGGTAATGCCGGCAAGGTGCAGGAGCGCCAGCACATCCTCGACGAGGACGAGATCGTCGACGGCATCGACGAGCTCGGCGTGCTCGTCTACGGCCACGAGAAGAACGCCTACTGGTACGGCTCGCAGCTCTCGATCGAGGAGACGCGGCGCGTCGCCCCCTACCAGAACGCGACGGGTCTGCAGGTGACCTCGGCCGTGCTGGCCGGCATGGTGTGGGCGCTGGAGAACCCGGAGGCCGGCATCGTCGAGGCCGACGAGATCGACTTCCGCCGCTGCCTGGAAGTGCAGACGCCGTATCTCGGCCCGGTGGTGGGCGTATACACGGACTGGACCCCGCTCACCGATCGCCCCGGCCTGTTCCCGGAGGACATCGACCCGAGCGATCCCTGGCAGTTCCGCAACGTGCTCGTGCACCGCTGA
- a CDS encoding DUF1206 domain-containing protein — MAWSRNDNALEHLARFGYGARGFVYCVVGALAVLAALGQGGSAGDSKSAIRAVLGGPFGAVIVGLIAFGLAGFALWRVVEGATDADRRGRSPKALAVRGAHLISAVIYAGLALTAGQLAFGIGRASAGGDGVRDWTKWLLDQPLGPWLVGIVGLGIAAAGIGYAAKAWKGNVTERLSLPSGSETWVCRLGRFGYAARGLVFLMIGGFVLTAAWTQASSDATGLSGAFAALRAQPYGWALLAIVAAGHFAFGAFGLIQARYRHIDAPDLGDADGAVAKAVRAAR, encoded by the coding sequence ATGGCTTGGAGCCGGAACGACAACGCGCTGGAGCACCTCGCCCGCTTCGGCTACGGCGCCCGCGGCTTCGTCTACTGCGTCGTGGGAGCGCTGGCCGTGCTCGCCGCGCTCGGACAGGGCGGCTCGGCAGGCGACAGCAAGAGCGCGATCCGCGCGGTGCTCGGCGGCCCGTTCGGCGCCGTCATCGTCGGGCTGATCGCCTTCGGGCTCGCGGGCTTCGCCCTGTGGCGCGTCGTGGAGGGGGCGACCGATGCGGACCGACGCGGGCGCTCGCCCAAAGCGCTCGCCGTACGCGGCGCCCACCTGATCAGCGCCGTGATCTATGCCGGCCTCGCCCTCACCGCAGGCCAACTCGCCTTCGGCATCGGCCGCGCCTCCGCCGGCGGGGACGGCGTGCGGGACTGGACCAAGTGGCTGCTCGACCAGCCCCTCGGCCCCTGGCTCGTCGGGATCGTCGGCCTCGGTATCGCCGCCGCCGGCATCGGCTACGCCGCCAAGGCCTGGAAAGGCAACGTCACCGAGCGGCTCTCCCTTCCCTCCGGCTCGGAGACCTGGGTCTGTCGGCTCGGCCGGTTCGGCTACGCGGCGCGCGGCCTCGTCTTCCTGATGATCGGCGGCTTTGTCCTGACCGCCGCCTGGACGCAGGCCTCCTCGGACGCGACCGGCCTGTCGGGGGCCTTCGCCGCTCTGCGGGCGCAGCCCTACGGCTGGGCGCTGCTCGCCATCGTCGCCGCCGGCCACTTCGCCTTCGGCGCCTTCGGCCTGATCCAGGCCCGCTACCGCCACATCGACGCCCCGGATCTCGGCGATGCGGACGGGGCGGTCGCCAAGGCGGTCCGCGCCGCGCGTTGA
- a CDS encoding Uma2 family endonuclease encodes MALALRRDPGMRVAEYQAWVADLPDEECWELIDGEPVLMALQSERHQLIVANLVRNLPPFGRDRGCRAIPGIAVLSDSMDTFAPIPDVVVRCGPPLKDGYARDSVLVAEVLSPSTMSRDRGRKTDFYRSIASLKLFLIAYQDEPRVEVWRREPEGGWAFEAHGLGDAIDLPELGGHLAVAEIYDDIAF; translated from the coding sequence ATGGCGCTCGCCCTTCGGCGCGACCCCGGTATGCGGGTGGCGGAATATCAGGCCTGGGTCGCCGACCTCCCGGACGAGGAGTGCTGGGAGCTGATCGACGGCGAACCGGTGCTGATGGCGCTGCAGAGCGAACGGCATCAGCTGATCGTTGCGAACTTGGTCCGGAATCTCCCGCCGTTCGGACGCGACCGCGGTTGCCGTGCCATTCCCGGCATCGCCGTGCTGAGCGACAGCATGGACACCTTCGCGCCGATCCCCGACGTGGTGGTCCGCTGCGGGCCGCCGCTGAAGGATGGCTATGCCCGCGATTCCGTCCTCGTCGCAGAGGTGCTCTCGCCCTCGACCATGAGCCGGGACCGCGGCCGCAAGACCGACTTCTACCGCAGCATCGCCTCGCTCAAACTATTCCTGATCGCCTATCAGGACGAGCCGCGCGTCGAGGTGTGGCGCCGCGAGCCCGAGGGCGGCTGGGCGTTCGAGGCTCACGGCCTCGGCGACGCGATCGATCTGCCCGAACTCGGCGGCCATTTGGCCGTTGCCGAGATCTATGACGACATCGCCTTCTAG
- a CDS encoding GNAT family N-acetyltransferase, which produces MIQIRDEIASDVAAREHLLDACFGPSRVLKTSQRLREGRLPARGLALSAVRDEKLVGTVRLWDVETGCGRPALLLGPLAVDPALQGAGLGGSLMREILGRAAAYGHGAVLLVGDAPYYARFGFAQAKADALYMPGPFERERFLGLELKAGALAGAEGVLRATGAFEALPEVAAEAAAAAARRRAA; this is translated from the coding sequence GTGATCCAGATCCGCGATGAGATCGCCTCCGACGTCGCAGCCCGCGAGCATCTGCTCGACGCCTGCTTCGGCCCGAGCCGCGTCCTGAAGACCTCGCAGCGCCTGCGCGAGGGCCGCCTCCCTGCGCGCGGCCTGGCCCTCTCGGCCGTGCGGGACGAAAAGCTCGTCGGCACCGTGCGGCTGTGGGATGTCGAGACCGGCTGCGGCCGTCCGGCCCTGCTGCTCGGCCCGCTCGCGGTCGATCCGGCGCTTCAAGGCGCCGGCCTCGGCGGCTCGCTCATGCGCGAAATCCTCGGCAGGGCGGCTGCGTACGGGCACGGCGCCGTGCTGCTCGTGGGCGATGCGCCCTACTACGCCCGCTTCGGCTTCGCGCAGGCGAAGGCCGACGCCCTCTACATGCCCGGCCCGTTCGAGCGCGAGCGCTTCCTCGGCCTCGAACTGAAGGCCGGCGCGCTGGCGGGGGCAGAAGGTGTGCTGCGGGCGACCGGCGCCTTCGAGGCGCTGCCGGAGGTCGCGGCCGAAGCCGCTGCGGCGGCCGCGCGACGACGCGCAGCCTGA
- a CDS encoding type III PLP-dependent enzyme gives MTDRIRDYLRARRDLGRDEGPVMVLDLDVVRDNYTAFARALPDTRVFYAVKANPAPEVLRLLAEMGSCFDTASVAEIEMALAAGATAERVSFGNTIKKERDVVRALKLGIRLFAVDCQAEVDKIFSATTQAEVAASDVQVFCRILCDGAGADWPLSRKFGCEPEMAVNVLEHAHRHGLHAYGVSFHVGSQQANTEAWDGALASASEIFRECALRGIGLSMVNLGGGFPTKYLKQVPGVETYGDAIFRALTKHFGNRIPETIIEPGRGMVGNAGMIEAEVVLVSKKSEAEDEVRWVYLDIGKFGGLAETMDESIRYAIKTEHDEDRMAPCVVAGPTCDSVDVLYEKNHYPLPISLSIGDKVWIEGAGAYTTTYAAVAFNGFPPLEQIVI, from the coding sequence ATGACCGATCGCATCCGCGATTACCTGCGCGCGCGCCGTGACCTCGGCCGGGACGAGGGTCCGGTGATGGTTCTGGACCTCGATGTCGTGCGCGACAACTACACCGCTTTCGCTCGTGCGCTTCCCGACACCCGCGTGTTCTACGCCGTGAAGGCGAACCCGGCTCCGGAAGTCCTGCGCCTGCTCGCCGAGATGGGTTCCTGCTTCGACACGGCTTCCGTCGCCGAGATCGAGATGGCGCTCGCCGCCGGCGCCACCGCCGAGCGCGTCTCCTTCGGCAACACCATCAAGAAGGAGCGCGACGTGGTGCGCGCGCTCAAGCTCGGCATCCGTCTCTTCGCCGTCGATTGCCAGGCCGAAGTCGATAAGATTTTTTCCGCGACGACTCAGGCCGAAGTGGCGGCGTCCGACGTGCAGGTCTTCTGCCGCATCCTCTGTGACGGGGCCGGCGCCGACTGGCCGCTCTCGCGTAAGTTCGGCTGCGAGCCGGAGATGGCGGTGAACGTGCTGGAGCACGCCCACCGGCACGGCCTGCACGCCTACGGCGTCTCGTTCCACGTCGGCTCGCAGCAGGCCAACACCGAGGCTTGGGACGGGGCGCTCGCCTCGGCGTCCGAAATCTTCCGCGAATGCGCTCTGCGCGGCATCGGCCTGTCGATGGTCAACCTCGGCGGCGGTTTCCCGACCAAGTACCTCAAGCAGGTTCCGGGCGTGGAGACCTACGGCGACGCGATCTTCCGTGCGCTCACCAAGCATTTCGGCAACCGCATCCCGGAGACGATCATCGAGCCGGGCCGCGGCATGGTTGGCAATGCCGGCATGATCGAGGCCGAGGTCGTGCTCGTCTCCAAGAAGTCGGAGGCCGAGGACGAGGTGCGCTGGGTCTATCTCGACATCGGAAAGTTCGGCGGTCTCGCCGAGACCATGGACGAGTCGATCCGCTACGCAATCAAGACCGAACACGACGAGGACCGCATGGCGCCTTGCGTCGTCGCCGGCCCGACCTGCGATTCGGTCGACGTGCTCTACGAGAAGAACCACTACCCGCTGCCGATCTCCCTCTCGATCGGCGACAAGGTGTGGATCGAGGGCGCGGGCGCCTACACCACGACCTATGCCGCGGTTGCCTTCAACGGCTTTCCGCCGCTCGAGCAGATCGTGATCTGA
- a CDS encoding NAD-dependent epimerase/dehydratase family protein codes for MSGKLIALTGATGFIGRHLLRALSERGYRVRVLLRRPVAVPEGASGAVVGDLARPMNMAAALSGVDAVVHSAGLAHAMSGAPEDDFRNSNTEATHKLAEAAQRARVTRFVFLSSIRAQVGSSAPAPLSEADAPAPTDPYGRSKLAAEQALAETGLDWVALRPVLVYGAGVKGNMAALLKLARTPYPLPLASLTGRRSLVSVESLAGAVATVLEAPGPLRRPLVVADPDPLTLPEMLAALRAGLGRRPGLLPCPVSLIGLACRATGREDAFDRLSGSLVARAEGLEALGWRPALASRDGLAALARAEG; via the coding sequence GTGAGCGGAAAGCTGATCGCGCTGACGGGAGCCACCGGCTTCATCGGACGCCACCTGCTGCGGGCGCTCTCGGAGCGAGGCTACCGGGTGCGGGTACTGCTGCGCCGGCCGGTCGCGGTGCCGGAGGGCGCGAGCGGCGCCGTGGTCGGCGATCTGGCGCGGCCGATGAACATGGCCGCCGCGCTCAGCGGGGTCGATGCGGTGGTGCATTCGGCCGGGCTCGCCCACGCCATGTCCGGCGCACCCGAGGACGACTTTCGCAACTCGAACACCGAGGCGACGCACAAGCTCGCCGAGGCGGCACAACGAGCGCGGGTTACCCGCTTCGTCTTCCTGTCCTCGATCCGGGCGCAGGTGGGATCGAGCGCCCCGGCGCCCCTGTCCGAGGCGGATGCACCGGCGCCGACCGATCCTTACGGCCGCTCGAAGCTCGCCGCCGAACAGGCGCTGGCCGAGACCGGTCTCGACTGGGTCGCCCTGCGCCCGGTCCTCGTCTACGGCGCCGGCGTGAAGGGCAACATGGCGGCGCTGCTCAAGCTCGCGCGCACGCCCTACCCGCTGCCGCTGGCGAGCCTGACCGGGCGCCGCTCGCTGGTCTCGGTCGAGAGTCTGGCGGGCGCAGTCGCTACCGTGCTGGAGGCGCCCGGCCCGCTCCGGCGCCCGCTGGTCGTGGCCGATCCCGACCCGCTGACCCTGCCCGAAATGCTCGCAGCCCTCCGCGCCGGCCTCGGCCGCAGGCCCGGTCTGCTGCCCTGCCCGGTGTCGCTGATCGGGTTGGCCTGCCGCGCCACGGGCCGCGAGGACGCCTTCGACCGGCTGTCCGGCTCGCTCGTCGCCCGTGCCGAGGGCCTGGAAGCCCTGGGCTGGCGGCCGGCGCTAGCGTCGCGGGACGGGCTCGCGGCGCTGGCGCGAGCAGAGGGGTAA
- a CDS encoding Uma2 family endonuclease → MAVPARRDTRMRVAEYREWAATRPDDERWELIEGVPVMMSPAKGQHQRIVTNLVKRLDDLAERQGCGAYPGLAILSEAMDDYAPIPDVVVQCGAPPEDGYTSDALLVVEVLSPSTLVLDRGRKTEFYQTFPSLAVLLLVHQDEARVEVWRRAPDWTVQFAGPGASIDLPELGGALAVAEIYARLGL, encoded by the coding sequence ATGGCCGTGCCAGCGCGCCGCGATACCCGCATGCGGGTCGCCGAGTATCGGGAATGGGCCGCAACCCGACCCGACGATGAGCGCTGGGAGCTGATCGAAGGCGTTCCGGTGATGATGTCGCCGGCAAAGGGCCAGCATCAGCGCATCGTCACCAACCTCGTCAAACGTCTCGACGACCTCGCCGAGCGCCAAGGCTGCGGCGCCTATCCGGGCCTCGCGATCCTGAGCGAGGCCATGGATGACTACGCACCGATTCCCGACGTGGTGGTGCAATGCGGTGCGCCTCCCGAGGACGGCTACACCAGCGATGCTTTGCTCGTCGTGGAAGTCCTCTCGCCCTCGACCCTCGTCCTCGATCGCGGCCGCAAGACCGAGTTCTACCAGACTTTTCCGTCGCTCGCCGTGCTCCTGCTCGTGCATCAGGACGAGGCGCGGGTGGAGGTCTGGCGCCGCGCTCCGGATTGGACAGTTCAGTTCGCGGGCCCCGGCGCAAGCATCGACCTGCCGGAACTCGGCGGCGCGCTGGCTGTCGCGGAGATCTATGCGCGCCTCGGTCTCTGA